A genomic stretch from Candidatus Rokuibacteriota bacterium includes:
- a CDS encoding fatty acid desaturase, with translation MLKAMLAVALTVVVTQAAVLATSIYLHRGLAHRALTLHPIADFFFRIILWITTGQDRRQWVAVHRKHHAFTDTEKDPHSPLVHGFWKIQLGNVYYYIREARNAETLARWAKDIREDWWDRRIFSKGTLGGILGLILAMLVLGPAWGIFVVAAHLVLYVFVLAPSINGLGHWWGRRNFLGNSATNIRLLAWLTGGESLHNNHHAYPSSPKFSVRRLEFDPSWVVIKVLAAVRLVTLVGDKVKLTS, from the coding sequence GTGCTGAAAGCGATGCTGGCAGTAGCTCTAACGGTGGTCGTGACCCAGGCCGCCGTGCTCGCGACGTCGATCTACCTCCACCGGGGTCTGGCGCATCGCGCGCTGACCCTGCACCCGATCGCTGACTTCTTCTTCCGGATCATCCTGTGGATCACCACCGGCCAGGATCGTCGCCAGTGGGTCGCCGTCCACCGCAAGCACCACGCCTTCACCGACACGGAGAAGGACCCGCACAGCCCGCTCGTCCACGGCTTCTGGAAGATCCAGCTCGGCAACGTCTACTATTACATCCGCGAGGCGCGGAACGCGGAGACGCTGGCGCGCTGGGCGAAGGACATCCGCGAGGACTGGTGGGACCGCCGGATCTTCTCCAAGGGAACGCTTGGCGGCATCCTCGGACTGATCCTGGCGATGCTGGTCCTCGGTCCCGCGTGGGGCATCTTCGTGGTCGCCGCCCACCTCGTCCTCTACGTCTTCGTGCTGGCGCCCTCGATCAACGGGCTCGGTCACTGGTGGGGGCGGAGGAACTTCCTGGGCAACTCCGCCACCAATATCCGGCTGCTCGCCTGGCTCACCGGCGGCGAGAGCCTGCACAACAACCACCACGCCTACCCATCGAGCCCGAAGTTCAGCGTGCGGCGCTTGGAGTTCGATCCTTCGTGGGTGGTGATCAAGGTGCTGGCGGCCGTGCGGCTCGTCACCCTCGTGGGCGACAAGGTCAAGCTGACCTCATAG
- a CDS encoding oligosaccharide flippase family protein, translating to MGPQGNLGRKSLVLFAGTWAASGFGFLTTILIARRLGPDALGILGFSMGLVGTLTALLLPGFGQAHQKRVAEGGDLGRCVGTMAALQLAIQGTALVIVLAVARWGSLVIPAGVPLTVVLFVLAAQLLTNLSTSLSIAFVGREWAVAHGATQVAGKALRFAVTVAVLVWAPDIRWVAAALLVEGSTEIVVGAYILVVRRGVAVRRPDRETLASYWRYARPLLITSPIGMLQDSLDRVLVARWAGLTAAGYYQVARTLWEVLGTLNAYPFQLLLSRLSRLFATPGAEAAAEIRRVFASAMDRLLFIAVPAAFGLWALREPIVTVLYGERFLPAVLPLMVLVLAALAQTAFNPYQFVIYAMDQHARFVPVVLLRLAVYLGAMILLVPIWGGTGAAAVRLLLVVFPCWVFIRWTRQLAGIGFQRVTVTYLAGFAVLVALNEGTRAGLVAAGGPEPAALAGGMAAALLAYAGVLWLTHTGTAGNLRYARELVDPRRFLAFLRGDD from the coding sequence GTGGGCCCGCAGGGGAATCTCGGCAGGAAGTCCCTGGTTCTGTTCGCCGGCACCTGGGCCGCCAGCGGCTTCGGCTTCCTCACCACCATCCTCATCGCCCGGCGGCTCGGGCCGGACGCGCTCGGCATCCTGGGCTTCAGCATGGGCCTGGTGGGGACGCTGACCGCCCTCCTGCTTCCCGGGTTCGGCCAGGCTCACCAGAAGCGCGTGGCGGAAGGCGGTGACCTTGGCCGCTGCGTCGGGACCATGGCCGCGCTTCAGCTGGCCATCCAGGGTACGGCCCTCGTCATCGTGCTGGCGGTGGCGCGCTGGGGCTCGCTGGTGATTCCGGCCGGCGTGCCGCTGACGGTGGTCCTCTTCGTCCTCGCCGCCCAGCTCCTGACGAACCTCTCCACCAGCCTGAGCATCGCCTTCGTCGGGCGCGAGTGGGCCGTCGCGCACGGCGCGACCCAGGTGGCGGGCAAGGCGCTGCGCTTCGCCGTCACGGTGGCGGTGCTCGTCTGGGCGCCGGACATCCGATGGGTGGCGGCCGCCCTGCTGGTCGAGGGCTCGACGGAGATCGTCGTGGGCGCCTATATCCTCGTCGTCCGCCGCGGCGTGGCCGTGCGCCGCCCCGACCGCGAGACCCTCGCCTCCTACTGGCGCTACGCGCGTCCGCTGCTCATCACGAGCCCCATCGGGATGCTCCAGGACTCTCTCGATCGCGTCCTCGTCGCGCGCTGGGCGGGTCTGACGGCCGCGGGGTACTATCAGGTGGCGCGGACGCTCTGGGAGGTCCTCGGGACCCTCAACGCCTACCCCTTCCAGCTTCTTCTCTCGCGCTTGTCGCGCCTCTTCGCCACGCCGGGCGCGGAGGCTGCCGCCGAGATCCGACGCGTCTTCGCCTCGGCCATGGACAGGCTGCTCTTCATCGCAGTGCCGGCGGCCTTCGGGCTCTGGGCCCTGCGCGAGCCCATCGTCACGGTCCTCTACGGCGAGCGATTCCTTCCCGCCGTCCTACCGCTGATGGTCCTCGTCCTGGCTGCGTTGGCCCAGACGGCCTTCAACCCCTACCAGTTCGTCATCTACGCCATGGATCAGCACGCCCGCTTCGTCCCGGTGGTCCTGCTGCGCCTGGCCGTCTATCTCGGGGCCATGATCCTGCTGGTCCCGATCTGGGGCGGCACAGGGGCCGCGGCTGTGCGCCTGCTCCTGGTGGTCTTTCCCTGCTGGGTCTTCATCCGATGGACGCGCCAGCTGGCAGGCATCGGCTTCCAGCGGGTGACCGTGACCTATCTGGCCGGCTTCGCCGTACTCGTAGCCCTCAACGAGGGGACCCGGGCTGGCCTGGTGGCCGCCGGTGGCCCTGAGCCGGCGGCCCTGGCCGGGGGGATGGCGGCCGCTCTCCTCGCGTATGCGGGGGTGCTGTGGCTGACCCATACCGGGACGGCCGGGAATCTCCGCTATGCCCGGGAGCTCGTGGACCCCCGCAGGTTCCTTGCCTTCCTCAGGGGGGATGACTAG
- a CDS encoding class I SAM-dependent methyltransferase — protein sequence MNLYDDFRPDVAALLKEQDAKLPAPDPRARSGDRLGALGRLRSLAALYALGAQVKTGLHRRLVYTNLRLDWFQEFQDYWMGELGNRPIHPHDFYFLSGVYRQRAQTLYFEHLERPDLASDDKHLDAWRDSRMVSYLFLHAYRLALSPLRVHPFTRWVPRGGRVAEYGCGAAPIVTSLARYYGHLDLRLVGADIPHLLFHYARWKFRADRFVTMVPIQPNDDVPLPGEYDTIFCLETFEHLPRPIAAAQHLHRALTPGGCLVFDYVRSDGTGLDTAAALRDRIPALEFILKRFDIVQGRVTTDGAHIEPAVARKR from the coding sequence GTGAACCTCTACGACGATTTCCGTCCCGACGTGGCCGCCCTGCTCAAGGAGCAGGACGCGAAGCTGCCGGCGCCCGACCCCCGGGCACGGAGCGGCGACAGGCTGGGCGCGCTCGGCCGCCTCCGGAGCCTGGCCGCGCTCTACGCGCTCGGCGCGCAGGTCAAGACGGGGCTCCACCGGCGGCTCGTCTACACCAACCTGCGCCTGGACTGGTTCCAGGAGTTCCAGGACTACTGGATGGGCGAGCTCGGCAACCGTCCGATCCATCCGCACGACTTCTACTTCCTCTCGGGCGTGTACCGGCAGCGGGCCCAGACGCTCTACTTCGAGCACCTCGAACGCCCCGACCTCGCCTCCGACGACAAGCACCTCGACGCCTGGCGTGACTCGCGCATGGTCTCGTACCTGTTCCTGCACGCGTACCGGCTGGCTCTCTCCCCGCTCCGCGTGCACCCGTTCACGCGCTGGGTACCGCGGGGCGGGCGCGTGGCCGAGTACGGCTGCGGTGCCGCGCCCATCGTGACGTCGCTCGCCCGCTATTACGGTCACCTCGACCTTCGGCTGGTGGGCGCCGACATCCCGCACCTCCTCTTCCATTACGCGCGGTGGAAGTTCCGGGCGGACCGCTTCGTGACCATGGTGCCCATCCAGCCCAACGACGACGTGCCGCTGCCGGGCGAGTACGACACGATCTTCTGCCTCGAGACCTTCGAGCACCTGCCGCGCCCGATCGCCGCGGCCCAGCACCTCCACCGCGCGCTCACGCCGGGAGGCTGCCTCGTCTTCGACTATGTCCGCTCCGACGGCACGGGGCTCGACACGGCGGCGGCGCTCCGCGACCGCATCCCGGCGCTCGAGTTCATCCTGAAGCGCTTCGACATCGTCCAGGGCCGAGTGACCACGGACGGCGCCCACATCGAGCCCGCCGTGGCGCGGAAGCGCTAG
- a CDS encoding class I SAM-dependent methyltransferase yields the protein MSELAYVREYFSEHARQWLRRAYDDGRHPRAYPVGVQRLRLTMEAVVERLGSRRGQLVDMGCGGGELCAHAAGLGFEVTGVDIAGGMIEEAEGRRRTLSEAVLRRLHLREGDALASGLPAGGADAVTAIGLVEYLDSDGEFFREAARLLRPGGVLVVSCRNRLFNLASLNDYTQREIEGGAAGALLAELRGFAFDAGGHDRLKEFVARLREAVDELGEALAEDAGEAGRPAAPAAVPSFARPRRQHSPHELAMAAASHGFSSPAFMAVHPHPLPPTFEAIAPRFYNRLAAAMEVFERTPASLVWSSAFLGVFSR from the coding sequence GTGAGCGAGCTGGCCTACGTCCGGGAGTACTTCTCGGAGCACGCGCGCCAATGGCTGCGCCGCGCCTACGATGACGGTCGCCACCCTCGCGCCTACCCGGTGGGCGTCCAGCGCCTGCGCCTGACCATGGAGGCAGTGGTCGAACGACTCGGCTCACGGCGCGGGCAGCTTGTGGACATGGGCTGTGGGGGCGGGGAGCTCTGCGCCCACGCGGCCGGCCTGGGCTTCGAGGTGACGGGCGTGGATATCGCGGGCGGAATGATCGAGGAGGCCGAAGGGCGGCGGCGGACGCTGTCCGAGGCGGTGCTGCGCCGTCTCCACCTGCGTGAAGGCGATGCGCTCGCGAGCGGGCTGCCGGCGGGCGGCGCCGACGCCGTCACGGCCATCGGCCTCGTCGAGTACCTCGATAGTGACGGCGAGTTCTTCCGGGAGGCAGCCCGGCTGTTGCGGCCTGGCGGTGTGCTCGTTGTGTCCTGCCGGAATCGGCTCTTCAACTTGGCGAGCCTGAACGACTATACCCAACGCGAGATCGAGGGCGGCGCCGCGGGTGCTTTGTTGGCCGAGCTCCGGGGTTTTGCCTTCGACGCCGGCGGCCACGACCGCCTGAAAGAGTTCGTGGCCCGTCTGCGCGAGGCCGTGGACGAGCTCGGCGAGGCTCTGGCAGAGGATGCCGGCGAGGCCGGCCGGCCGGCCGCGCCCGCGGCCGTGCCGTCCTTCGCCCGGCCCCGGCGCCAACACTCCCCGCACGAGCTGGCGATGGCCGCAGCGTCGCATGGGTTTTCTTCGCCCGCCTTCATGGCGGTGCATCCGCATCCGCTGCCGCCCACCTTCGAGGCTATCGCTCCGCGGTTCTACAACCGCCTGGCGGCCGCCATGGAGGTCTTCGAGCGCACGCCCGCGAGCCTCGTGTGGAGCTCCGCCTTCCTCGGGGTCTTCTCACGGTGA
- a CDS encoding polysaccharide deacetylase family protein: MSALSIVMYHYVRDGARTRYPGLKVRSIEEFDGQLDYITRHYRVCGTRDVLAAARGERRLPPNACLLTFDDGFLDHFTVVLPRLVERGLSGSFYAPVSAVEERRVLDTHKIQIVLAEAPDHGKVARRILDMLEDYRGEWPLPAGDALYSQYARTSRFDGPEITFIKRVLQRGLPEPVRAALTGRLFDEYAGADEDTVAQELYMDLSQLRTMVRFGMEVGGHGADHVWLDSLERADQAAEIARTAAFLARVHGGPPADWVMCYPFGAYNADTLSLLPGAGCALGLTTRVDLATNLRGPLELPRLDTNDLPLRGDAPANEWTRRAASVGALA, encoded by the coding sequence GTGAGCGCGCTCAGCATCGTGATGTACCACTACGTTCGCGACGGCGCGCGCACGCGCTATCCAGGCCTCAAGGTGCGCTCGATCGAAGAGTTCGACGGCCAGCTCGACTACATCACCCGGCACTACCGCGTCTGCGGCACGCGCGACGTGCTCGCGGCCGCGCGCGGCGAGCGCCGTCTGCCGCCCAATGCGTGCCTGCTGACGTTTGACGACGGTTTCCTCGACCACTTCACCGTGGTGCTCCCCCGTCTCGTGGAGCGCGGGCTCTCCGGCAGCTTCTACGCGCCGGTCTCGGCGGTCGAGGAGCGCCGGGTACTGGACACCCACAAGATCCAGATCGTCCTGGCGGAGGCCCCGGATCACGGCAAGGTAGCCCGCCGGATCCTGGACATGCTCGAAGACTACCGAGGGGAGTGGCCGCTGCCGGCCGGCGACGCGCTCTACTCTCAGTACGCTCGAACCTCGCGCTTCGACGGCCCTGAGATCACCTTCATCAAGCGGGTGCTGCAGCGTGGTCTGCCCGAACCCGTGCGCGCCGCCCTCACCGGCCGACTCTTCGATGAGTACGCCGGCGCCGACGAGGACACGGTGGCGCAGGAGCTCTACATGGATCTCTCCCAGCTTCGGACCATGGTCCGCTTCGGCATGGAGGTGGGCGGGCATGGCGCCGACCACGTCTGGCTCGATTCTCTCGAGCGCGCCGACCAGGCCGCCGAGATCGCGCGGACGGCGGCGTTTCTGGCCCGGGTGCACGGCGGGCCACCGGCCGACTGGGTCATGTGCTATCCGTTCGGCGCCTACAACGCCGACACGCTCAGCCTCCTGCCCGGTGCCGGCTGCGCGCTCGGGCTGACAACCCGGGTCGATCTCGCGACGAACCTGCGCGGGCCGCTCGAGCTGCCGCGCCTCGACACGAATGACCTGCCGTTGCGGGGCGACGCGCCGGCGAACGAGTGGACACGGCGCGCCGCCTCCGTCGGGGCGCTCGCGTGA
- a CDS encoding DUF115 domain-containing protein translates to MGRKIAGALEAATFERVAGVGLANAERNHSRIVRSVLDLVETPLGAGDAAIVVGAGPSLHRRRSLERLRASGFAGTIVAADGALGACLRAGVVPHVVVSVDPHPDRIVRWFGAPGLQAAPVDDYFRRQEMDPVHHADELAANRALVGLVDTYGPKIKVAAATSAAPAVVERCEQARMELYWWNPMYDDYDKPGSLSRRLWEMNGLPCLNGGGNVGTAAWVLTHAVLGKRRIGLVGMDFGYAPGTAYEKTQYYPELVQLLGSRFAEAYTHVLNPYVGETWFCDPAYLWFRDVFLATAREADCETFNCTEGGILFGDGVEFAPFDEFLAGVDGRS, encoded by the coding sequence TTGGGACGAAAGATAGCCGGCGCGCTTGAGGCGGCGACGTTCGAGCGCGTGGCGGGCGTCGGGCTCGCCAATGCCGAGCGCAACCACTCACGCATCGTGCGCTCCGTCCTCGATCTCGTCGAGACCCCGCTCGGGGCGGGGGACGCCGCCATCGTCGTGGGCGCGGGCCCGAGCCTCCATCGCCGCCGGAGTCTGGAGCGGCTGCGCGCCTCGGGCTTCGCGGGCACCATCGTTGCCGCAGACGGCGCGCTTGGCGCATGTCTGCGCGCCGGGGTCGTGCCGCATGTCGTGGTGAGCGTGGACCCGCATCCCGATCGCATCGTCCGCTGGTTCGGCGCCCCGGGGCTCCAGGCGGCTCCGGTCGACGACTATTTCCGTCGCCAGGAGATGGACCCGGTCCACCACGCGGACGAGTTGGCGGCCAACCGGGCCCTGGTCGGGCTCGTGGACACCTACGGGCCCAAGATCAAGGTCGCCGCAGCGACCTCGGCGGCGCCCGCGGTGGTCGAGCGCTGCGAGCAGGCGCGCATGGAGCTGTACTGGTGGAACCCGATGTACGACGACTATGACAAGCCCGGCAGTCTCTCGCGCCGCCTCTGGGAGATGAACGGCCTGCCGTGCCTCAACGGTGGCGGCAATGTCGGCACCGCCGCGTGGGTGCTGACTCACGCGGTGCTGGGCAAGCGGCGCATCGGGCTCGTGGGGATGGACTTTGGCTACGCTCCCGGCACGGCTTACGAGAAGACCCAGTACTACCCGGAGCTGGTCCAGCTCCTTGGCAGCCGGTTCGCGGAGGCATACACGCACGTGCTGAACCCCTACGTGGGCGAAACGTGGTTCTGCGACCCGGCCTATCTCTGGTTCCGCGATGTCTTTCTCGCGACAGCCCGTGAGGCCGACTGCGAGACGTTCAACTGCACCGAGGGCGGGATCCTCTTCGGCGACGGGGTCGAGTTCGCGCCCTTCGACGAGTTTCTCGCCGGGGTGGACGGGCGATCGTGA
- a CDS encoding glycosyltransferase family 39 protein, translating to MTRRPQVVLAALWLAMSAAAGVWVAIDHRPPEWDHANHLERALDCYRSLRIVSDSGVREILEASSFYPPIATCAAGLLYLLFPIAPLTAQVVMMGFLGLALACLYGIGRRLADAETGLWAAFLLATAPFVVFSLTNFQLDLPLAAMVALALYSLVRAENFSEPRWVLGFGAALGFGMLTKPPFAIYVAAPLAWSLWRALRSTDRRRRLAWAAASLAVGGLLALPWYGPRLFGLPMQILNRSFKQAAEQQNPEPLTATALLYYPRTLPTQLGVLAALLLLWGLWALRRNRAARPILWLATLGPFIVFSLIQNKNLRYTLPILPAAALVAAVGLRSLPAMARRWAGAAVVALAAMQVSMALFQVPTPPTLPGMILPMALGRAPSRADWQHDRILADLGRASGGRPVTVAVIPNDNFFSVSNFRYEVVRRGLPYRMTRAWSDAPLGVDFVVLKSRDQGPAYAAARPERLTRAFAGGDPYWVSAFPVVGEYPLPDGSTGILRARRIPPLAGATPTVVAARLTRDPERLLAENLREALGLRLALDYGEREILRGSVKRAVLTADSVLIGEFNRPRRAPLRVRDVRLEVDGLLLNPQRLMGEDRLEILDIEGLRVSRLTVTEQDLDMFLRGQPVGRGMTIALRDGTAEVLVAGLGPALQARIRFGPADRDRPFTLIVERVSIGGIRMPGFLVDWIMRHFDPTPALRRLPIPVTLAPVRILRGHIEIGEK from the coding sequence ATGACGCGCCGGCCGCAGGTAGTGCTGGCCGCGCTCTGGCTCGCGATGTCCGCCGCGGCCGGGGTCTGGGTGGCGATCGACCACCGGCCGCCCGAGTGGGACCACGCCAACCACCTCGAGCGCGCGTTGGACTGCTACCGCAGCCTGCGGATCGTCAGCGACTCGGGCGTGCGCGAGATCCTCGAGGCCTCCTCCTTCTACCCGCCGATCGCGACCTGCGCGGCGGGCCTGCTCTACCTCCTGTTCCCGATCGCCCCGCTCACCGCGCAGGTGGTGATGATGGGCTTCCTCGGTCTGGCGCTGGCCTGCCTCTACGGCATCGGGCGCCGGCTGGCCGATGCCGAAACGGGTCTCTGGGCCGCGTTCTTGCTCGCCACGGCGCCCTTCGTCGTCTTCTCGCTCACCAACTTCCAGCTCGACCTGCCGCTGGCCGCCATGGTGGCGCTGGCGCTGTACTCGCTCGTGCGCGCGGAGAACTTCTCCGAGCCGCGCTGGGTGCTGGGGTTCGGCGCTGCGCTCGGGTTCGGCATGCTGACCAAGCCGCCCTTCGCGATTTACGTGGCGGCGCCCTTGGCGTGGAGCCTGTGGCGCGCGCTCCGCTCGACCGATCGGCGCCGGCGCCTCGCATGGGCGGCGGCGTCCCTTGCCGTCGGTGGTCTGCTGGCCCTGCCCTGGTACGGACCGCGGCTCTTCGGGCTGCCCATGCAGATCCTCAACCGCTCCTTCAAACAGGCCGCCGAGCAGCAGAACCCCGAGCCGCTGACGGCGACGGCGCTGCTGTATTATCCGCGGACCCTGCCGACCCAGCTGGGCGTCCTGGCAGCGCTCCTGCTCCTCTGGGGGCTCTGGGCGCTCAGAAGGAATCGAGCCGCGCGGCCGATCCTGTGGCTCGCCACGCTGGGCCCCTTCATCGTCTTCTCCCTGATCCAGAACAAGAACCTCCGCTACACGCTGCCTATCCTTCCGGCCGCCGCCCTGGTGGCGGCCGTGGGCCTGCGTTCCCTGCCGGCCATGGCTCGTCGATGGGCAGGCGCAGCGGTAGTGGCCCTTGCCGCCATGCAGGTTTCGATGGCGCTCTTCCAGGTGCCGACACCGCCAACGCTGCCCGGCATGATCCTACCGATGGCGCTGGGCCGGGCGCCGAGCCGAGCCGACTGGCAGCACGACAGAATCCTCGCCGACCTCGGGCGCGCCAGTGGCGGCCGACCCGTGACGGTCGCCGTGATTCCCAACGACAACTTCTTCTCCGTGTCCAACTTTCGCTACGAAGTCGTCCGCCGCGGCCTGCCCTACCGGATGACACGGGCATGGAGCGACGCCCCGCTCGGAGTGGACTTCGTCGTCCTCAAGAGCCGAGACCAGGGGCCGGCCTATGCGGCAGCCCGGCCCGAGCGACTGACCCGTGCCTTCGCCGGCGGCGATCCCTACTGGGTCTCGGCCTTCCCCGTGGTGGGTGAGTACCCCCTGCCCGATGGCAGCACCGGGATCCTGCGCGCCCGACGCATCCCACCGCTGGCAGGAGCGACGCCGACCGTCGTGGCCGCCCGTCTCACGCGCGATCCGGAGCGCCTGCTTGCCGAGAACCTGCGCGAGGCCTTGGGCCTTCGGCTCGCCCTCGACTACGGGGAACGGGAGATCCTGCGCGGCAGCGTGAAGCGCGCGGTGCTCACGGCCGACTCGGTATTGATTGGTGAGTTCAACCGGCCCCGCCGCGCACCCCTGCGTGTGCGCGATGTCAGGCTCGAAGTCGACGGCCTCCTCCTCAATCCACAGCGCCTCATGGGAGAGGACCGGCTCGAGATCCTGGATATCGAGGGTCTACGCGTGAGCCGGCTCACGGTGACGGAACAAGATCTGGACATGTTCCTGCGCGGGCAGCCGGTGGGCCGGGGCATGACCATTGCGCTCCGCGACGGGACGGCGGAGGTGCTGGTAGCAGGTCTTGGCCCGGCGCTCCAGGCGCGCATCCGCTTCGGCCCCGCCGACCGGGACCGGCCCTTCACCCTGATCGTGGAGCGGGTCAGCATCGGGGGCATTCGTATGCCCGGGTTTCTCGTGGACTGGATCATGCGGCACTTCGACCCGACCCCGGCGCTCAGGCGCCTGCCGATTCCGGTGACGCTCGCCCCTGTGCGCATCCTGCGGGGACACATCGAGATCGGCGAAAAGTAA
- a CDS encoding winged helix-turn-helix transcriptional regulator, producing the protein MAIQRQVERELEILTAIEEGTPLTQRVLAQRLGVALGLTNLYLKRLAGKGFIKVRDFRTKPLARKRLRYMLTPKGVAEKARLTYEYMGHSLQLYRRTRDNLRGAMGQLAQNGMKRIALCGTGEAAELAYLTLKEFGLEPVGIFADGGGGHFLGFPVRPVSELPGTDVDGIVVATFERPERHLAELARMGIPPQKFLTLRRLATPASNGEGRRAARRS; encoded by the coding sequence ATGGCCATCCAGCGTCAGGTCGAGCGGGAACTGGAGATCCTCACCGCCATCGAGGAGGGCACGCCGCTGACCCAGCGCGTCCTGGCCCAGCGCCTGGGGGTGGCGCTCGGGCTGACCAACCTGTACCTGAAGAGGCTGGCCGGCAAGGGCTTCATCAAGGTCCGCGATTTTCGCACCAAGCCTCTCGCTCGCAAGCGCCTGCGCTACATGCTGACGCCCAAGGGTGTCGCCGAGAAGGCCCGCCTCACCTACGAGTACATGGGGCACTCGCTTCAGCTCTACCGGCGTACCCGCGACAACCTGCGCGGCGCCATGGGGCAGCTGGCCCAGAACGGCATGAAGCGCATCGCCCTCTGCGGCACGGGGGAGGCGGCCGAGCTGGCGTATCTGACGCTCAAAGAGTTCGGGCTCGAGCCCGTCGGGATCTTCGCCGACGGCGGGGGCGGCCATTTCCTGGGATTTCCCGTCCGGCCGGTCTCTGAGCTGCCCGGGACCGACGTCGATGGGATCGTCGTCGCCACGTTCGAGAGACCGGAGCGGCACCTCGCCGAGCTGGCGCGCATGGGCATCCCGCCCCAGAAGTTCCTCACGCTGCGGCGTCTGGCAACTCCCGCCTCGAATGGCGAGGGTCGGCGCGCCGCCAGAAGGAGCTGA
- a CDS encoding ABC transporter permease yields the protein MRVRRPWRRALRHVTFTMGLSITALLLLTAALSLGYTPRDPLEMSMEARLQGPSEAHPLGTDQFGRDLLSRIMVGAVTAILVGVIAVGIGVGLGAFLGMLSGYFGGWLDEVFMRLMDAVQGFPAILSALLIAAVFKPGLAITMVAIGVSFLPIFARLTRAAFLELRDREFVLAARALGAGDAAVIGRHILPNTLAPLIVQASISFPVAILAEAALSYLGLGTQPPNPSWGLMLREAQAFLGMSPWFAVFPGTAIALTVLGLNLLGDGLRDLLDPKMMS from the coding sequence GTGAGGGTCCGTCGCCCGTGGCGGCGCGCGCTGAGGCACGTGACGTTCACGATGGGCCTTTCCATCACGGCGCTGCTGCTGCTCACGGCGGCGCTGAGCCTGGGCTACACGCCGCGCGACCCGCTCGAGATGTCCATGGAGGCGCGGCTCCAGGGCCCTTCGGAGGCGCATCCGCTCGGCACGGACCAGTTCGGCCGCGACCTCCTCTCGCGGATCATGGTGGGAGCGGTCACGGCCATCCTGGTGGGCGTCATCGCCGTCGGCATCGGCGTGGGGCTGGGCGCATTCCTGGGTATGCTCTCCGGCTACTTCGGCGGCTGGCTCGACGAGGTCTTCATGCGGCTCATGGACGCGGTCCAGGGCTTCCCCGCCATCCTGTCGGCCCTGCTCATCGCGGCCGTGTTCAAGCCGGGGCTCGCCATCACCATGGTCGCCATCGGTGTCAGCTTCCTGCCCATCTTCGCGCGATTGACGCGCGCCGCCTTCCTCGAGCTGAGAGACCGGGAGTTCGTCCTTGCCGCCCGCGCGCTGGGGGCGGGAGATGCCGCCGTCATCGGGCGCCACATCCTGCCGAACACGCTCGCTCCGCTGATCGTCCAGGCGTCCATCAGCTTCCCGGTCGCCATCCTGGCCGAAGCGGCGCTGTCCTATCTCGGACTCGGCACCCAGCCGCCGAACCCTTCGTGGGGGCTCATGCTCAGGGAGGCGCAGGCCTTCCTCGGCATGTCCCCCTGGTTCGCCGTGTTTCCGGGTACCGCAATAGCCTTGACTGTGCTAGGGTTGAACTTGCTTGGCGACGGGCTCAGGGATCTCCTCGATCCAAAGATGATGAGCTAG
- a CDS encoding ABC transporter permease, which translates to MRRYVLRRVAAMLLTLLFVSLLVFMVVRVLPGDPALIMLGIEASPDAVAKLREGLGLNRPVPVQYAEWAGRAVLGDLGRSIQYDVPVAGLIVSRLSVTLPLTLMAAALMVAAAIPLGVFAATRHRRWGDYAAMTLSQLGIAVPGFWAGLLLILLFSVKLGWFHAGGFDGWGQGVGHALKSLLLPAVALGLFQFAVLARTTRSALLEVLREEYVKTARAKGVAEGAVIFRHALKNAMIPILTVAGVQLGQLMAGSIILESVFYLPGLGRLALGAISARDLPVVQGVVLFVASAIVVINATVDLLYGVLDPRIRYE; encoded by the coding sequence TTGCGCCGCTACGTCCTGAGGAGGGTGGCCGCGATGCTGCTCACCCTCCTCTTCGTGTCGCTGCTGGTCTTCATGGTCGTGCGCGTGCTGCCGGGCGACCCCGCGCTGATCATGCTGGGCATCGAGGCCAGCCCGGACGCCGTCGCAAAGCTTCGCGAGGGCCTCGGCCTCAACCGGCCCGTGCCGGTCCAGTACGCGGAGTGGGCGGGCCGGGCCGTTCTGGGCGACCTCGGCCGCTCGATCCAGTACGACGTCCCCGTGGCCGGACTCATCGTGTCGCGCCTCTCGGTGACGCTGCCGCTCACCCTGATGGCGGCGGCGCTCATGGTCGCGGCCGCCATTCCCCTCGGCGTCTTCGCCGCCACGCGCCATCGCCGCTGGGGTGACTACGCCGCGATGACGCTCTCCCAGCTCGGCATCGCCGTGCCGGGCTTCTGGGCGGGGCTCCTGCTGATCCTGCTCTTCTCGGTGAAGCTCGGCTGGTTCCACGCAGGCGGCTTCGACGGCTGGGGACAGGGCGTGGGCCACGCGCTCAAGTCGCTCCTCCTGCCGGCCGTGGCGCTCGGGCTTTTCCAGTTCGCCGTCCTCGCCCGCACCACCCGGTCCGCGCTCTTGGAGGTGCTCCGCGAGGAGTACGTCAAGACGGCGCGCGCCAAGGGCGTCGCCGAGGGCGCCGTGATCTTCCGCCACGCGCTCAAGAACGCCATGATCCCCATCCTGACCGTGGCCGGCGTGCAGCTGGGCCAGCTCATGGCGGGCAGCATCATCCTGGAGTCCGTGTTCTATCTGCCGGGGCTGGGCCGGCTGGCCCTGGGCGCCATCAGCGCGCGCGACCTGCCGGTGGTCCAAGGCGTCGTCCTCTTCGTCGCCTCGGCAATCGTCGTGATCAACGCCACGGTTGACCTGCTGTACGGGGTCCTGGACCCCCGCATTCGCTATGAATGA